A single region of the Streptomyces diastaticus subsp. diastaticus genome encodes:
- a CDS encoding MFS transporter codes for MATTTPEGVRGSHAAKHGGAAAASAGAPMSHRQIMEALSGLLLGMFAAIISSTIVSNALPRIIGDLGGGQSAYTWVVTASLLTMTASTPLWGKLADLYNKKALVQIALVIFAIGSIVAGLSQDPAMLIACRAVQGIGAGGLAALAQIIMAAMIAPRERGRYSGYLGATFAVATVGGPLLGGVITDTSWLGWRWCFYVGVPFALIALVVLQKTLKLPVVKREVKVDWLGAFFVVASVCLLLIWVTFAGDKYDWMSWQTGVMVGGSVVLALIFVLVESKAAEPIMPLRLFRNRTITLASLASLFVGIAMFSGTVFFSQYFQLARGESPTMSGVMTIPMIAGIFVSSTASGIIITKNGRWKAWLVSGAVLLTAGLGLLGSIRYDTPYWHIALFMALMGLGVGMMMQNLVLCTQNQVAPSDLGSASSVVTFFRSLGGAVGVSALGAVMATRISDYVKDGLTGLGPKAAAAAQQGGGSSGGFPDLDAMPAPIRTVFESAYGHGVADVFLIGAPIAALALIAALFIKEVPLRTQGALAQAESEKTAPVPAAAEARVPAAVGAATPAATAATQQFGAVPAAANGGGTTVHGSVRGAENTPVAHATVTLISLGGRQLGRAVAQGDGSYALDAPEPGSYVLIASADGFQPQASTVVVGEQSLGYDILLSGTSGLTGAVRTEAGAPVAGAMVIVTDVRGDVLATGASDETGAFAFTELVPGPVTVAVNAEGHRPAALPVEIGATGVTHVEVALHTGARVQGVVRAADGPLAGVRVTLVDAAGNVVATRTTAEDGAYGFADLDGGEYTVIATGYPPVATAVVLNGPGTDGHDIELAHPGE; via the coding sequence ATGGCAACAACCACGCCGGAAGGTGTGCGGGGCAGCCATGCCGCCAAGCACGGCGGCGCCGCCGCGGCGTCGGCCGGGGCGCCCATGTCGCACCGGCAGATCATGGAGGCGCTCTCCGGGCTGCTGCTCGGCATGTTCGCCGCGATCATCTCGTCGACGATCGTCTCCAACGCCCTGCCCAGGATCATCGGAGACCTGGGCGGCGGGCAGAGCGCGTACACCTGGGTCGTCACCGCCTCGCTGCTGACCATGACGGCCTCCACGCCGCTGTGGGGCAAGCTCGCGGACCTCTACAACAAGAAGGCCCTGGTCCAGATAGCCCTGGTCATCTTCGCGATCGGCTCGATCGTCGCGGGGCTGTCGCAGGACCCGGCCATGCTCATCGCCTGCCGGGCCGTGCAGGGCATCGGCGCGGGCGGTCTGGCCGCGCTGGCCCAGATCATCATGGCCGCCATGATCGCGCCGCGTGAGCGCGGCCGGTACAGCGGCTACCTCGGCGCCACCTTCGCCGTGGCCACCGTCGGCGGCCCGCTGCTCGGCGGCGTCATCACCGACACCTCGTGGCTCGGCTGGCGCTGGTGCTTCTACGTGGGCGTGCCCTTCGCCCTGATAGCCCTGGTCGTGCTCCAGAAGACCCTGAAGCTGCCCGTGGTCAAGCGGGAGGTGAAGGTCGACTGGCTGGGCGCGTTCTTCGTGGTCGCCTCGGTCTGCCTGCTGCTGATCTGGGTGACCTTCGCCGGGGACAAGTACGACTGGATGTCGTGGCAGACCGGTGTCATGGTCGGCGGCTCCGTCGTGCTGGCCCTGATCTTCGTCCTGGTGGAGTCGAAGGCCGCCGAGCCGATCATGCCGCTGCGCCTCTTCCGCAACCGCACGATCACCCTGGCCTCGCTGGCCTCGCTCTTCGTCGGTATCGCGATGTTCTCCGGCACCGTCTTCTTCAGCCAGTACTTCCAGCTGGCGCGCGGCGAGTCGCCGACGATGTCGGGCGTCATGACGATCCCGATGATCGCGGGCATCTTCGTCTCCTCCACCGCCTCCGGCATCATCATCACCAAGAACGGCCGCTGGAAGGCGTGGCTGGTCTCCGGCGCGGTGCTGCTCACCGCGGGCCTCGGCCTGCTGGGCTCGATCCGCTACGACACCCCGTACTGGCACATCGCGCTCTTCATGGCGCTGATGGGTCTGGGCGTCGGCATGATGATGCAGAACCTCGTGCTCTGCACCCAGAACCAGGTGGCCCCCTCGGACCTCGGTTCCGCCAGCTCCGTCGTCACCTTCTTCCGCTCCCTCGGCGGCGCGGTCGGCGTCTCGGCGCTCGGCGCGGTCATGGCGACCAGGATCAGCGACTACGTCAAGGACGGCCTCACCGGACTGGGCCCGAAGGCCGCCGCGGCGGCCCAGCAGGGCGGCGGCTCCAGCGGCGGCTTCCCCGACCTGGACGCCATGCCGGCCCCGATCCGGACCGTCTTCGAGTCGGCCTACGGCCACGGTGTCGCGGACGTCTTCCTGATCGGCGCCCCGATCGCGGCCCTCGCCCTGATCGCCGCCCTCTTCATCAAGGAGGTCCCGCTGCGGACCCAGGGCGCGCTCGCCCAGGCGGAGAGCGAGAAGACCGCTCCGGTCCCGGCCGCCGCCGAGGCGCGCGTCCCGGCCGCCGTCGGTGCCGCCACCCCGGCGGCGACCGCCGCCACCCAGCAGTTCGGCGCGGTCCCGGCCGCCGCGAACGGCGGGGGGACCACCGTCCACGGCTCGGTCCGGGGCGCGGAGAACACGCCGGTGGCGCACGCCACCGTCACGCTGATCTCGCTCGGCGGCCGCCAGCTCGGCCGCGCGGTCGCCCAGGGCGACGGCTCCTACGCGCTGGACGCGCCCGAGCCCGGCAGCTACGTGCTGATCGCCTCGGCCGACGGCTTCCAGCCGCAGGCGTCCACCGTGGTCGTCGGCGAGCAGTCGCTCGGCTACGACATCCTGCTCAGCGGGACGAGCGGCCTGACCGGAGCGGTGCGTACCGAGGCCGGTGCCCCGGTCGCCGGGGCGATGGTCATCGTCACCGACGTGCGCGGCGACGTGCTGGCCACCGGAGCCAGTGACGAGACGGGCGCCTTCGCCTTCACCGAGCTGGTGCCCGGTCCCGTGACGGTCGCGGTCAACGCCGAGGGCCACCGCCCGGCGGCGCTCCCGGTCGAGATCGGCGCCACCGGCGTCACCCACGTCGAGGTCGCCCTGCACACCGGCGCCCGCGTCCAGGGCGTCGTCCGGGCCGCGGACGGCCCGCTGGCCGGGGTGCGGGTCACCCTGGTCGACGCCGCGGGGAACGTGGTCGCCACCCGCACCACCGCCGAGGACGGGGCCTACGGCTTCGCCGACCTGGACGGCGGCGAGTACACCGTGATCGCGACCGGCTACCCGCCGGTGGCCACCGCGGTCGTCCTCAACGGGCCCGGCACCGACGGGCACGACATCGAGCTCGCCCACCCCGGCGAGTGA
- a CDS encoding YceI family protein yields MGLTARIRTRDGWGVPHAVVTVTDMTGRQVIRADADADGVVEEAAELAPGPYTVIVTAVGYGPSASTALVGAGGRADAGTVVLTRQGGTELPAPGTWTVDPAHSTVGAVAQHLGISSVRGRFTDFTARIEIGGDDGWSTSRVEAVIQAASIDTGNQMRDGHLKSPDFLDVVNYPQLTYLSSGISLAGEDRWTVHGDLRMHGVSRPVDLDLRYLGTGSDPWGGTRAAFSATAELRRDDFAMHYNQVIQAGISAIGTKLRVEMDIQAVQGNALPG; encoded by the coding sequence ATGGGACTCACCGCACGGATTCGGACCCGCGACGGATGGGGAGTGCCCCACGCCGTGGTCACCGTCACCGACATGACCGGCCGGCAGGTCATCCGCGCCGACGCCGACGCCGACGGCGTGGTCGAGGAGGCGGCCGAGCTGGCGCCCGGCCCGTACACGGTCATCGTCACGGCGGTCGGCTACGGCCCGTCGGCCTCCACCGCGCTGGTCGGCGCGGGCGGCCGGGCCGACGCGGGCACGGTGGTGCTGACCCGGCAGGGCGGTACGGAACTGCCCGCGCCCGGTACCTGGACGGTCGACCCGGCGCACTCGACGGTCGGCGCGGTCGCCCAGCACCTGGGGATCTCCAGCGTGCGAGGCCGGTTCACCGACTTCACCGCCCGCATCGAGATCGGCGGGGACGACGGCTGGTCCACGTCCCGTGTGGAAGCCGTCATCCAGGCCGCCTCGATCGACACCGGCAACCAGATGCGCGACGGTCATCTGAAGTCCCCCGACTTCCTCGACGTGGTCAACTACCCGCAGCTCACCTACCTCAGCTCCGGCATCTCCCTCGCGGGCGAGGACCGCTGGACCGTCCACGGCGACCTGCGGATGCACGGCGTCTCCCGCCCCGTCGACCTCGACCTGCGCTACCTCGGCACCGGCTCCGACCCCTGGGGCGGCACCCGCGCCGCCTTCAGCGCCACGGCCGAACTGCGCCGCGACGACTTCGCGATGCACTACAACCAGGTCATCCAGGCGGGGATCTCGGCGATCGGCACGAAGCTCAGGGTCGAGATGGACATCCAGGCGGTGCAGGGGAACGCCCTGCCGGGCTGA
- a CDS encoding TetR/AcrR family transcriptional regulator, with protein sequence MGEPAAGPGVPAQPLPPRPSIWLAAADTERSRPARPATRHGLDRERITGAAVRLLDAEGLARFSMRRLAGEMGVTAMSLYWYVDTKDDLLELALDAAFAELAGAEGQAGSGDWPTGLRELAAGYRALLVRHPWAPVLAGTYLNIGPHSMAFSRRLRSVLARTGLVPEDRAGALAAVTQFVHGFGTVEGHYAERSRQAGMTEDAYFRHVMGAIREHPELEGDFAEPGRLEAERGGRTVEEMRERDFAVALDLLVAGIEAMAARAA encoded by the coding sequence ATCGGCGAACCCGCCGCGGGCCCCGGCGTACCCGCGCAACCGCTCCCGCCCCGGCCCAGCATCTGGCTGGCGGCCGCCGACACCGAGCGGTCGCGACCGGCCAGGCCCGCCACGCGGCACGGGCTCGACCGCGAGCGGATCACCGGGGCCGCGGTGCGGCTGCTGGACGCCGAGGGACTGGCCCGGTTCTCGATGCGGCGGCTGGCGGGCGAGATGGGCGTCACCGCGATGTCCCTGTACTGGTACGTCGACACCAAGGACGACCTGCTGGAACTCGCCCTCGACGCGGCCTTCGCCGAGCTGGCCGGGGCGGAAGGACAGGCCGGCTCCGGTGACTGGCCCACCGGGCTGCGGGAGCTGGCCGCGGGGTACCGCGCCCTGCTGGTCCGCCATCCCTGGGCGCCGGTGCTGGCGGGCACGTACCTCAACATCGGCCCGCACTCGATGGCCTTCTCCCGGCGCCTGCGGTCGGTCCTGGCGCGGACCGGGCTGGTGCCGGAGGACCGGGCGGGCGCGCTGGCGGCCGTCACGCAGTTCGTGCACGGCTTCGGCACCGTCGAGGGGCACTACGCCGAGCGGTCCCGGCAGGCGGGGATGACCGAGGACGCGTACTTCCGGCACGTCATGGGTGCCATCCGGGAACACCCGGAACTGGAGGGGGACTTCGCGGAGCCGGGGCGGCTGGAGGCGGAGCGCGGCGGGCGCACCGTGGAGGAGATGCGGGAGCGGGACTTCGCCGTCGCCCTCGACCTGCTCGTCGCCGGGATCGAGGCGATGGCCGCCCGGGCGGCCTGA